A region from the Arachis ipaensis cultivar K30076 chromosome B01, Araip1.1, whole genome shotgun sequence genome encodes:
- the LOC107616629 gene encoding L-ascorbate oxidase homolog — MGRGAVLALMLCLLGVAVQAEDPYVYYTWKVTYGIIAPLGIPQQGILINNQFPGPEINSTSNNNIVINVFNYLDEPLLFTWHGIQLRKNSWQDGTPGTNCPILPGTNYTYKFQVKDQIGSYFYYPSTALHRAAGGFGGHRIFSRLLIPVPYPDPEDEYWVLIGDWYTKSHTVLRKFLDSGRSLGRPDGVLINGQTTKDDGSDKPMYTMKPGATYKLRICNTGIKDSLNFRIQGHPLKLVETEGSHTVQNIYDSLDVHVGQCFTVLVTADKEPKDYYMVASTRLTKYNLVGKAILSYTNGKGPASPELPPAPVGWAWSLNQFRSFRWNLTASAARPNPQGSYHYGGINITRTIILSNSVIRSQGKLRYAINGVSHVDTETPLKLAEYYGIADKVFKYDLISDVPPVTVDNLTLAPNVLRATYRTFIEIIFQNPTKTIQSYNLGGYSFFAVAIEPGKWSPEKRQNYNLLDAVSRHTIQVFPKSWAAVMLTFDNCGMWNLRSEQAENRYLGQQMYVSVQSPENSTRDEYNLPLTQLICGLCKNMPNPGNLYH, encoded by the coding sequence atgggCCGCGGGGCAGTTTTGGCTTTGATGCTTTGTCTGTTGGGTGTTGCAGTTCAGGCTGAAGACCCATACGTGTACTACACATGGAAAGTGACGTATGGCATAATAGCACCATTGGGAATCCCACAACAGGGAATCCTAATCAACAACCAATTCCCAGGGCCTGAAATCAACTCAACAAGCAACAACAACATTGTGATCAACGTCTTTAACTACCTCGACGAGCCCCTTCTCTTCACATGGCATGGCATCCAGCTGAGGAAGAATTCATGGCAAGACGGTACCCCTGGAACCAACTGCCCAATCCTTCCAGGCACCAACTACACCTACAAGTTCCAAGTGAAGGACCAGATCGGCTCATATTTCTACTATCCATCAACTGCTCTCCACAGGGCAGCTGGTGGTTTCGGTGGTCACAGGATCTTCAGCCGTCTCTTGATCCCAGTCCCGTACCCCGATCCCGAGGACGAGTACTGGGTTCTCATCGGTGACTGGTACACCAAGAGCCACACCGTCCTCAGGAAGTTCCTCGACAGCGGCAGGTCCCTCGGCAGGCCCGACGGTGTTCTCATCAACGGCCAGACCACCAAGGATGACGGCAGCGACAAGCCCATGTACACCATGAAGCCTGGTGCCACCTACAAGCTAAGAATTTGCAACACTGGTATCAAGGACTCACTCAACTTCAGGATCCAGGGTCATCCATTGAAGCTTGTTGAGACTGAAGGCTCTCACACCGTCCAGAACATCTACGACTCCCTCGACGTCCACGTCGGACAGTGCTTCACCGTCCTCGTCACCGCCGATAAGGAGCCAAAGGACTACTACATGGTTGCCTCCACAAGGCTCACCAAGTACAATCTCGTCGGCAAGGCTATTCTTAGCTACACCAACGGAAAGGGACCTGCTTCCCCTGAGCTTCCACCCGCACCAGTTGGCTGGGCTTGGTCTTTGAACCAGTTCAGGTCATTCCGCTGGAACTTGACCGCTAGCGCTGCAAGGCCTAACCCACAGGGATCTTACCACTACGGTGGCATCAACATCACCCGCACCATTATTTTGTCTAACTCCGTCATCAGATCTCAGGGCAAGCTCCGTTATGCCATTAACGGTGTTTCCCACGTGGACACCGAAACTCCTCTCAAGCTCGCTGAGTACTACGGCATCGCCGATAAGGTCTTCAAGTACGACCTCATCTCCGATGTGCCTCCGGTCACCGTTGACAACCTCACCCTGGCACCCAATGTCTTGAGGGCCACTTACCGTACCTTCATCGAAATCATCTTCCAGAACCCCACCAAGACCATTCAGTCATACAACTTGGGTGGATACTCTTTCTTCGCCGTTGCCATTGAACCCGGGAAGTGGAGCCCAGAGAAGAGGCAGAACTACAACCTTCTTGACGCCGTGAGCAGGCACACCATTCAGGTGTTCCCAAAATCATGGGCAGCAGTGATGTTGACTTTCGATAACTGTGGAATGTGGAATTTGAGGTCAGAGCAAGCTGAGAACCGCTACTTGGGTCAACAGATGTACGTCAGCGTCCAATCTCCTGAGAACTCAACGAGGGATGAGTACAACCTGCCACTAACCCAACTTATCTGCGGACTTTGCAAGAACATGCCAAACCCTGGAAACCTCTACCATTAA